In a single window of the Candidatus Omnitrophota bacterium genome:
- a CDS encoding SPOR domain-containing protein, translating to MSKCFLALLLVLLPLDRAQAATSIHSLKQSLLRGEYWQVIKQADALIMQKDTPQAEVLYYRGLALVKLGRYEEALTYFDTAAAANPSRKIRARLFLSSGDAWVGRGEYARAEESYREFVRNYPHDERAATAYLGMSRAQLRQGKWADARSSLDLIQKEFPESFESVLAKEMAEQGFFFTVQVGSFSTREGATLLTRRLRSLGQSPYILEYEKGEKTLFRVRVGKLDSRSQATRLERELRDLGFDTAIAP from the coding sequence TTGAGTAAGTGCTTCCTTGCTCTCCTCCTTGTCCTTCTGCCTCTGGACAGGGCCCAGGCAGCCACCAGTATTCACAGTCTGAAACAGAGCTTGCTGCGCGGGGAATACTGGCAGGTGATCAAACAAGCCGACGCCTTGATCATGCAAAAGGACACGCCTCAAGCCGAAGTCTTGTATTACCGGGGTCTGGCTCTGGTCAAGCTGGGACGCTACGAAGAGGCCCTGACTTACTTTGACACAGCGGCAGCGGCAAATCCTTCCCGCAAGATCCGCGCAAGACTCTTCCTCAGTTCCGGCGACGCTTGGGTGGGAAGGGGCGAATACGCGCGGGCCGAAGAGTCTTACCGGGAATTTGTCCGCAACTATCCGCACGACGAACGGGCGGCAACAGCCTATCTAGGCATGTCTCGAGCCCAATTGCGCCAAGGCAAGTGGGCCGATGCGCGCTCGTCTTTGGATTTGATCCAAAAGGAATTTCCTGAAAGTTTTGAAAGCGTGCTTGCCAAAGAAATGGCCGAGCAGGGTTTCTTTTTTACTGTGCAGGTGGGTTCCTTCAGCACACGCGAGGGGGCGACGCTTTTGACCCGGCGATTGCGCTCCCTTGGACAGAGTCCCTATATTCTGGAATACGAAAAAGGCGAGAAGACCCTCTTTCGAGTGCGTGTGGGAAAACTCGATTCCCGATCCCAAGCCACCCGTCTGGAACGGGAGCTCCGGGATCTGGGCTTTGACACCGCTATTGCCCCCTGA
- the miaA gene encoding tRNA (adenosine(37)-N6)-dimethylallyltransferase MiaA yields the protein MSSADSSNDKPLVLALMGPTAVGKTALSLDLAQVLNAEIIGCDAMQIYAGLPVMTAQPALRTMAGVKHHLIGSEDPRMDFSAADYVAKARALVFEILERGRIPILVGGTGFYLKSLLTGLAQAPPADWRLREELQEMAQTQGSKALHARLQQVDPHSAERIHPNNTRRLIRALEVHKLTGRPLSEIPRSENGLEQRVNFKLFALDCPQERLARRIEAQVRKRFESGMLEEAQYLRSIGPGRSASKVLGYQESLSVLNCALEAEDAIRNLSAKTRQYAKRQRTWFRFQHKATWFELTEPANETNRIEIRDAITRCI from the coding sequence ATGTCTTCCGCCGATTCTTCCAATGACAAACCTCTTGTCCTTGCTCTAATGGGGCCCACCGCGGTGGGCAAAACCGCTTTGTCTTTGGATCTGGCACAGGTGCTGAACGCGGAAATCATCGGTTGTGATGCCATGCAGATCTATGCGGGGCTTCCGGTGATGACGGCGCAACCCGCGCTCCGAACCATGGCCGGAGTCAAACACCATCTCATCGGCTCCGAGGATCCCCGGATGGACTTTAGCGCGGCGGATTACGTGGCTAAGGCGCGCGCGCTGGTTTTTGAAATTTTGGAACGCGGACGCATCCCGATTCTTGTGGGGGGCACAGGGTTTTATTTAAAGTCCTTGCTGACGGGTTTGGCCCAGGCGCCGCCTGCTGACTGGAGGCTCCGTGAAGAATTACAGGAAATGGCCCAAACACAAGGTTCCAAAGCCTTGCACGCGCGGCTTCAACAAGTGGACCCGCACTCTGCGGAACGCATCCACCCCAACAACACCCGGCGTTTGATCCGGGCTTTGGAAGTGCATAAGCTTACAGGGCGCCCGCTCTCCGAAATTCCACGCTCGGAAAACGGATTGGAGCAGAGAGTGAATTTCAAACTCTTTGCCTTGGACTGCCCTCAAGAGCGCCTTGCCCGGCGTATTGAGGCCCAGGTTCGCAAACGATTTGAGAGCGGAATGCTCGAAGAGGCGCAATACCTGCGGAGTATCGGCCCTGGACGCAGCGCCTCCAAAGTGCTGGGATATCAGGAAAGCCTGTCAGTCTTGAATTGTGCGCTTGAAGCGGAGGATGCCATCCGCAATTTGAGCGCCAAGACGCGCCAATATGCGAAACGCCAGCGCACGTGGTTCCGCTTCCAGCACAAGGCCACATGGTTTGAGTTGACGGAACCCGCAAATGAAACAAACAGAATAGAGATTCGCGATGCCATTACCCGATGCATTTAA
- the hflX gene encoding GTPase HflX yields MPLPDAFKTALAEERALLIHTFFRSWVGDWEESFLAGELKTLAESAGVEVAGEISCRREKPSPAMFIGKGKAEEALEQVAETKANVVIVGEDLSPTQQRNLEAVLKVKTVDRTQLILDIFASRAQSLEGKLQVELAQLGYLLPRLLGQGILASRLGGGIGTRGPGEQMLEKDRRHIRRRIMHLKADLSKVRERRDAQRKRRRKQDTPILALVGYTSAGKSTLFNRLTGARQNVSPALFMTLDPITRTVELPDGQHFILADTVGFLHRLPHHLVEAFKATLEEVVEADILIHVVDSSHPMALQQAHSVSDVLSELGAQDRPLIHAINKVDLLRAEEVAKRLARDLDRAVPISALHGSGLDALLQEIDALLAERVETLRLRLPHQEMALLNRIYNEGKVLSREYVEGFIEIEAVLPRSLSDTLQKFRCSAPS; encoded by the coding sequence ATGCCATTACCCGATGCATTTAAGACAGCGCTGGCAGAGGAACGCGCGCTCCTGATCCACACTTTTTTCAGGAGCTGGGTCGGCGACTGGGAAGAGAGCTTCCTCGCCGGGGAGCTCAAGACCTTGGCAGAAAGCGCGGGGGTTGAGGTGGCCGGCGAAATCTCGTGCCGGAGAGAGAAACCTTCACCTGCCATGTTCATAGGCAAGGGCAAGGCCGAGGAAGCGCTGGAGCAGGTGGCCGAAACCAAAGCCAACGTAGTGATCGTAGGAGAGGACCTCAGTCCCACCCAACAACGAAACCTGGAAGCTGTTCTCAAAGTCAAGACTGTGGATCGCACCCAACTCATCCTCGATATTTTTGCATCGCGGGCCCAGTCTCTGGAAGGCAAATTGCAGGTGGAATTGGCGCAGCTGGGTTACTTGCTGCCCCGTCTGTTAGGACAGGGGATCCTCGCCTCGCGTTTAGGGGGCGGAATCGGCACCCGCGGGCCCGGGGAACAGATGTTGGAAAAAGACCGCCGCCACATTCGCCGCCGGATCATGCACCTCAAAGCAGATCTTTCCAAGGTGCGCGAGCGGCGGGATGCCCAACGCAAACGCCGCCGCAAACAAGACACTCCTATCCTCGCGTTGGTGGGATATACGAGCGCAGGAAAAAGCACCCTTTTCAATCGTCTGACCGGTGCGCGGCAAAACGTTTCGCCCGCGCTGTTCATGACCCTGGACCCAATCACCCGCACAGTAGAGCTTCCGGATGGGCAGCACTTTATCCTGGCCGACACCGTCGGCTTTCTGCACCGCTTGCCTCACCACTTGGTTGAGGCCTTCAAGGCCACCCTGGAAGAAGTTGTGGAGGCGGATATCCTCATCCATGTCGTGGACTCCAGCCACCCGATGGCCCTGCAACAGGCGCACAGCGTATCCGATGTCCTGTCGGAACTTGGAGCCCAAGACCGGCCTCTGATCCACGCAATCAACAAGGTGGACCTGCTGCGCGCCGAGGAGGTGGCCAAGCGTCTGGCACGGGATCTGGACCGCGCAGTGCCCATCAGCGCGCTGCACGGATCCGGCCTGGACGCCCTGCTCCAAGAGATAGACGCGCTGCTTGCCGAACGCGTCGAAACCTTGCGCCTGCGCCTGCCCCACCAGGAAATGGCTCTCCTAAACCGTATCTACAATGAGGGAAAGGTCTTGTCGAGGGAGTACGTTGAAGGCTTCATCGAAATCGAAGCGGTATTGCCCCGCTCACTCAGCGACACCTTGCAAAAGTTCCGGTGCTCAGCACCAAGCTGA
- a CDS encoding type IV pilus twitching motility protein PilT, whose product MHIKDLFQLAIGKRASDLHLTPGAPPMFRVNGDLVPSKFGAMSSDQTKELIYSLLTEEQQKEFEKTHELDFSLSITGVTRCRVNVHRQRGSVDAAFRFIFMEIRTPEELGLPPIAVDLVRRKNGLLLVTGPAGVGKTTTLASLVDQINRERRAVIICIEDPIEYLHTHAMGIVKQREVGVDTNSFSEALKRALRQDPNVIVVGEMRDLETISTALTAAETGHLVLATLHTPDAAQTVHRILDVFPAHQQQQVGLQFAESLVGVVSQVLLPRADGEGRVLATEIMVGTPAIRNLVREKEIEQIPSMIHTGARHGMHTMDQSIRGLHEVGLIDRAVAKAYMKNPNEL is encoded by the coding sequence GTGCATATTAAGGACTTGTTCCAGCTTGCCATCGGCAAGAGGGCCTCGGATCTACACCTGACTCCCGGGGCGCCGCCCATGTTTCGTGTGAACGGGGACCTTGTCCCCAGTAAGTTCGGGGCAATGAGCTCGGACCAAACTAAAGAGCTCATTTACAGCCTGCTCACCGAAGAACAACAGAAAGAATTCGAGAAGACGCACGAACTGGACTTCTCGCTCTCGATCACGGGGGTCACCCGCTGTCGCGTCAATGTGCACCGCCAGCGCGGCTCCGTGGACGCGGCCTTTCGGTTTATCTTCATGGAGATCAGGACACCGGAGGAATTGGGGCTGCCTCCGATCGCCGTTGACCTGGTGCGCCGCAAGAACGGGCTTCTGCTCGTCACCGGGCCCGCAGGCGTCGGGAAGACCACCACCCTTGCATCGCTGGTGGATCAAATTAATCGCGAGCGACGGGCGGTCATTATTTGCATAGAGGACCCGATCGAGTACTTGCACACTCATGCCATGGGCATTGTGAAGCAGCGCGAAGTGGGCGTGGATACCAATAGCTTTTCCGAGGCGCTCAAAAGAGCCCTCCGCCAGGATCCCAATGTGATTGTGGTCGGAGAGATGCGCGACCTCGAGACTATTTCAACCGCTCTGACAGCCGCGGAGACGGGCCATCTGGTCCTGGCCACGCTTCACACTCCGGACGCAGCCCAGACGGTGCACCGGATTCTGGATGTATTTCCGGCCCACCAGCAACAACAGGTCGGGCTTCAATTTGCCGAATCGCTTGTGGGAGTTGTTTCTCAGGTCTTGCTGCCCCGCGCCGATGGTGAAGGCAGAGTTCTTGCCACCGAAATCATGGTGGGGACTCCGGCCATCCGGAATCTGGTCCGGGAAAAAGAAATCGAACAGATTCCGTCGATGATTCATACGGGCGCCCGTCATGGCATGCACACGATGGACCAGTCCATTCGGGGACTCCATGAGGTGGGGCTGATCGACAGGGCTGTGGCCAAAGCCTACATGAAAAATCCGAACGAACTCTGA
- a CDS encoding isocitrate/isopropylmalate dehydrogenase family protein — MTYKVSLLPGDGIGPEVALAAQRCVDATGVRIIWEECPAGDKAMEKYGTPLPEETLESIRKNKVALKGPITTPVGKGFRSVNVQLRKSLDLYACVRPCKSYEGVRSRFENIDLVIVRENTEDLYAGIEFESGSEEADFIIDYARKATDKNIFDKSAISIKPISPFGSERVIRYAFEYAIRWGRKKVTAVHKANIMKATDGLFLHTFEEVAKEYAGKVQADDRIVDNMCMQLVQRPEEYDVLVLPNLYGDIVSDLAAGLIGGLGVAPGGNIGQNGALFEPTHGSAPKYAGQNKVNPTATILSAVQMLSHLGEQDAAQTLEKAIATVIARGDKVTYDFKLRRDDPSAVGTQEMADAIIEEINVLATAKAQNR; from the coding sequence GTGACTTACAAAGTGAGTTTATTGCCCGGCGACGGAATCGGGCCGGAAGTTGCGCTGGCAGCGCAACGCTGCGTGGATGCCACCGGAGTCAGGATAATCTGGGAAGAGTGCCCGGCCGGGGATAAGGCCATGGAAAAATACGGCACCCCCTTGCCTGAAGAAACCCTGGAATCCATCCGCAAAAACAAGGTTGCCCTCAAGGGCCCCATCACCACACCCGTGGGCAAAGGCTTTCGCTCAGTCAACGTGCAGTTGCGCAAGAGCCTGGATCTCTATGCTTGCGTGCGCCCGTGCAAGTCTTACGAAGGCGTGCGCTCCCGTTTTGAGAATATTGATTTAGTCATTGTGCGCGAGAACACCGAAGATCTGTACGCGGGGATCGAATTTGAAAGCGGTTCGGAAGAAGCGGACTTCATCATTGATTACGCGCGGAAGGCCACGGACAAAAACATTTTCGACAAAAGCGCCATCTCTATTAAACCCATTTCTCCGTTCGGATCCGAACGCGTCATCCGTTATGCCTTTGAGTACGCCATTCGCTGGGGGCGGAAAAAGGTCACTGCCGTGCATAAAGCAAATATCATGAAAGCCACAGACGGACTTTTCCTGCACACCTTCGAGGAAGTCGCCAAGGAGTACGCAGGTAAAGTCCAGGCAGATGACCGCATTGTCGACAACATGTGCATGCAGTTGGTTCAGCGGCCTGAGGAATATGATGTACTCGTGCTGCCAAACCTGTACGGCGATATTGTTTCCGATTTGGCCGCAGGCTTAATCGGCGGTCTGGGTGTGGCTCCGGGCGGAAATATCGGCCAAAACGGGGCCCTTTTTGAGCCCACACACGGCTCCGCGCCCAAGTATGCCGGACAGAACAAGGTCAATCCCACGGCTACGATTTTGTCGGCCGTGCAGATGCTCTCACACCTGGGCGAACAAGACGCGGCTCAGACCCTGGAAAAGGCCATTGCCACAGTCATTGCCCGGGGCGATAAAGTGACCTACGACTTTAAGCTCCGGCGCGATGACCCAAGCGCGGTGGGAACTCAAGAAATGGCGGACGCCATCATCGAAGAAATCAACGTATTGGCAACAGCTAAGGCACAAAATCGATGA
- a CDS encoding lipoyl domain-containing protein produces the protein MKEAKIVPVIMPDIGEGIVDATVSYWCYEEGDFVTLGVDLVEMATDKATFSIPASATGILREVFFEEGEEIRVGQTIAHIELLEEESK, from the coding sequence ATGAAAGAAGCAAAAATCGTTCCTGTAATCATGCCGGATATTGGCGAGGGGATTGTGGACGCCACAGTGTCCTATTGGTGTTATGAGGAAGGGGACTTTGTCACCTTAGGAGTTGACTTGGTCGAGATGGCCACGGATAAAGCAACCTTCAGCATTCCGGCAAGCGCAACGGGAATTTTGCGCGAAGTCTTTTTTGAAGAAGGCGAAGAAATACGCGTGGGGCAGACCATCGCCCACATCGAATTACTCGAAGAAGAAAGCAAATAA
- a CDS encoding LL-diaminopimelate aminotransferase: MAKSKKHTPDIHEANRLKRLPLYLFTIIDGLKRQARAQGVDVIDLGMGNPDLPTPKHIVDALIQAAKDSENHRYSRPGDDVEKKLDSAIAHYYNDRFGVNLNPDTEVVPLIGSKEGIAHLSLAFLNPDDIGLVANPAYPVHFNGVILAGGILYNVPLSRESGFQLNLNDIPHEVVRRSKLLFLSYPHNPTAATVDLEFFEKVVRWAKDKDIIIGHDAAYSDIVFDGYKAPSIMQVKGVDKLPIVEFHTMSKSYNMAGWRIGYVVGNSKILNGLAKTKSYIDFGNFRAVQLAAAKALTGPQDCVRKNVEIYKKRRDLFVDGLNRIGWQVDKPKATFYVWAHIPEKYRGLTSMEFAALLIKEAGVAVAPGTGFGEYGEGYVRFALVSPEDRLKIALQRIEGFLKLDVGP; the protein is encoded by the coding sequence ATGGCCAAGAGCAAAAAGCATACACCCGATATCCATGAGGCCAACCGCCTTAAGCGGCTGCCTCTCTATCTCTTTACTATTATTGACGGTCTTAAACGGCAAGCCCGGGCCCAGGGAGTCGATGTCATTGACTTGGGCATGGGTAATCCCGATTTGCCCACCCCCAAACATATTGTGGATGCCCTTATCCAAGCAGCCAAGGATAGCGAGAACCATCGCTATTCACGGCCCGGGGATGATGTGGAAAAGAAGCTGGACTCAGCCATCGCGCACTACTACAACGACCGCTTTGGTGTGAATCTCAACCCCGACACCGAGGTTGTGCCCTTGATAGGATCCAAAGAAGGGATTGCTCACCTGAGCCTTGCCTTTCTGAACCCGGACGATATCGGCTTGGTTGCAAATCCGGCTTATCCCGTGCATTTTAACGGCGTGATTCTTGCCGGCGGAATTCTTTATAACGTGCCTCTTTCCCGCGAAAGCGGTTTTCAGCTGAACCTCAACGATATTCCCCACGAAGTGGTCCGGCGTTCCAAACTCCTTTTTCTGAGCTATCCCCACAACCCAACCGCTGCCACGGTAGACCTGGAATTCTTTGAGAAAGTCGTGCGATGGGCTAAGGATAAGGACATTATCATCGGCCATGACGCGGCTTATTCAGACATTGTGTTCGACGGCTACAAAGCGCCGAGTATCATGCAGGTTAAGGGCGTGGACAAATTACCTATTGTGGAATTTCATACCATGTCCAAATCCTACAATATGGCGGGCTGGCGCATCGGCTATGTTGTCGGAAATTCCAAAATTCTCAACGGACTTGCAAAGACAAAATCCTACATAGACTTCGGAAATTTCCGGGCTGTTCAACTGGCAGCTGCCAAGGCTTTGACAGGTCCCCAGGATTGTGTGCGAAAGAATGTGGAAATTTATAAAAAGCGCCGGGATCTCTTTGTGGACGGGCTGAACCGTATCGGATGGCAGGTGGACAAGCCCAAAGCAACCTTCTATGTTTGGGCACATATTCCTGAAAAGTATCGTGGGCTAACCTCAATGGAGTTCGCGGCACTTCTTATCAAGGAAGCCGGTGTTGCTGTCGCGCCGGGCACGGGCTTCGGCGAGTATGGTGAGGGCTATGTCCGGTTTGCCCTTGTTTCTCCCGAAGACCGGCTAAAAATTGCTCTGCAGAGAATCGAAGGATTCCTGAAACTGGATGTGGGGCCCTAG